From a region of the Odoribacter splanchnicus DSM 20712 genome:
- the gnd gene encoding decarboxylating NADP(+)-dependent phosphogluconate dehydrogenase, producing MHTSDIGLIGLAVMGENLALNFESKGFTVSVFNRLHPGKENVVDRFLRGRGAGKHFIATYSIPELVASLKRPRKVMMMIRAGAPVDEMIQELLPHLEPGDVIIDGGNSDFRDTERRVKEVEARGMLYVGTGISGGEIGALTGPSVMPGGSPAAWPLVKDLLQGIAAKLDDGTPCCEWIGSGGAGHYVKMVHNGIEYGDMQLIAESYFMLRKYGQLENDEIADIFAGWNKGELNSYLIGITADICRVRDTDGGYLLDRILDIAGQKGTGKWTAEAALEESDPLTLITEAVHARFLSAMADERSKASALYRSENNDIHEHAGLPDLLRHALYASKLISYAQGFSLLKKASEHYQWNLDYGMLAKIWRKGCIIRSVFLEQITRAYHALPGLENLLFDDFFRNRILEALPAWRKITADCLLSGIPIPCMAAALTYFDGLRTERSSANLIQAQRDYFGAHTYERTDMERGQFFHTDWNETGGNVSGTYNA from the coding sequence ATGCATACATCTGATATTGGTTTGATCGGCCTGGCAGTGATGGGGGAAAACCTGGCACTCAACTTCGAGAGTAAGGGATTTACAGTTTCGGTATTTAACCGTTTACATCCCGGGAAAGAAAATGTGGTCGATCGTTTTCTTCGTGGCCGTGGTGCAGGTAAACATTTTATCGCTACTTACTCGATTCCGGAGTTAGTTGCTTCCCTGAAGCGGCCGAGGAAGGTGATGATGATGATCCGGGCCGGAGCTCCGGTCGATGAGATGATTCAGGAATTGTTACCTCATCTCGAGCCGGGAGATGTCATTATCGATGGAGGAAATTCCGATTTTAGGGACACGGAACGGCGGGTGAAAGAGGTGGAGGCCCGGGGAATGCTTTATGTGGGAACGGGGATTTCGGGTGGAGAAATCGGAGCTTTGACAGGCCCCTCGGTAATGCCAGGCGGTTCTCCGGCAGCCTGGCCGCTGGTGAAGGATTTACTGCAGGGGATCGCTGCCAAATTGGATGACGGTACGCCTTGTTGTGAATGGATAGGAAGCGGTGGGGCCGGGCATTATGTAAAAATGGTGCATAATGGAATCGAGTACGGAGATATGCAATTGATCGCTGAGAGTTATTTTATGTTGCGGAAATACGGACAGTTGGAGAATGACGAGATTGCCGATATTTTTGCCGGATGGAATAAAGGGGAACTCAATAGTTATCTGATTGGAATTACGGCCGATATTTGCCGGGTAAGAGATACGGACGGAGGATATTTACTGGATCGTATTTTGGATATTGCCGGACAAAAGGGTACCGGTAAGTGGACTGCCGAAGCTGCTCTTGAGGAAAGCGATCCGTTGACTTTGATCACAGAGGCGGTACATGCCCGTTTCCTCTCGGCCATGGCCGACGAACGCTCGAAGGCGTCGGCTCTGTATCGAAGTGAAAATAATGATATTCATGAACATGCCGGTTTACCGGATTTATTGCGACACGCCCTATATGCTTCGAAATTGATTTCTTATGCACAGGGATTCTCTTTGTTGAAAAAAGCTTCCGAGCATTATCAATGGAATTTAGATTACGGCATGTTGGCTAAAATTTGGCGGAAGGGCTGTATTATCCGTTCCGTTTTTCTGGAGCAAATTACCCGGGCTTATCACGCTTTACCCGGTTTGGAAAACTTACTTTTCGACGATTTTTTCCGAAACCGAATACTCGAGGCTTTGCCTGCATGGAGAAAGATTACGGCCGACTGTCTGTTGAGTGGCATTCCGATTCCTTGCATGGCTGCCGCTTTGACATATTTCGACGGTTTGCGGACAGAACGTTCTTCTGCAAATCTGATTCAGGCGCAACGGGATTATTTCGGTGCTCATACGTATGAAAGGACAGATATGGAGAGAGGACAATTTTTCCATACCGATTGGAATGAAACGGGAGGGAATGTTTCAGGAACTTATAATGCTTAG
- the clpB gene encoding ATP-dependent chaperone ClpB — translation MNTNNYTIKSQEALQNAVQLAQSKGQQAIETGHLLKAVINVGENVTHFIFNKLGVNSHNLLSALDRIIDSYPRVSGGEVYLSPDSNKALEKATRLAKDMGDQYISLEHILLGLLDNRDQVAQLLKDSGLTEKETKEAIAELRKGSKVNSQSAEESYDALGRYAINLNERARNGKLDPVIGRDDEIRRVLQILSRRTKNNPILIGEPGVGKTAIAEGLAQRIVNGDVPSNLASKQIFSLDMGALIAGAKYKGEFEERLKAVVNEVLASEGEIILFIDEIHTLVGAGKSEGAMDAANILKPALARGDLRAIGATTLNEYQKYFEQDKALERRFQKVMIDEPDVMSAISIMRGLKEKYENHHKVRITDDAIIASVELSHRYISDRFLPDKAIDLVDEAAAKLRLEMNSVPEEIDELDRKIQQLEIEKEALKREGTSKKLSDIQKELADLNDERTKLRAQWESERSLIDEIQKNKDAIEQYKFEASRAEREGDYGKVAELRYGKIKEAEQRIEVVKKKLADMKHGESLIREEVTSDDIAAVVSKWTGIPVNRMMQSERTKLLHLEEELHKRVVGQEVAIAALADAVRRNRAGLQDARRPIGSFIFLGTTGVGKTELAKALAEFLFDDETQMTRIDMSEYQEKHSVSRLIGAPPGYIGYDEGGQLTEAVRRKPYSVVLLDEIEKAHPDVFNILLQVLDDGRLTDNKGRTVDFKNTIVIMTSNIGAHIIQERLKDLNEKNRDQVLETTNNEVYELLKQTIRPEFLNRIDEVIMFTPLQKNEIVDIVRLQVKSLQKMLANNSITIEVTDKAVEWIAQEGYDPQFGARPVKRVIQRNLLNDLSKQILAEKITKDNQIVIDVKDDHIVFTNK, via the coding sequence ATGAATACAAATAATTATACGATCAAGTCGCAGGAGGCTTTGCAAAATGCAGTACAGCTTGCGCAGAGTAAAGGGCAACAGGCCATCGAGACCGGGCATTTATTGAAAGCCGTGATCAATGTCGGTGAGAATGTTACTCATTTTATTTTCAATAAACTGGGCGTCAATAGCCATAATCTGTTATCGGCACTCGACCGGATTATCGATAGCTATCCCAGGGTTTCGGGCGGAGAAGTATACTTATCGCCGGATAGTAACAAAGCGCTGGAGAAGGCGACCCGTTTGGCGAAAGACATGGGTGACCAGTATATTTCGCTGGAACACATCTTATTGGGATTACTGGATAACCGGGATCAGGTGGCTCAATTGTTGAAAGATAGCGGTTTGACAGAGAAAGAGACCAAAGAAGCGATTGCGGAGCTTCGGAAAGGATCGAAAGTCAACTCTCAATCGGCAGAAGAGAGTTATGATGCCTTGGGGCGGTATGCTATAAATTTGAACGAACGTGCACGGAACGGTAAATTAGATCCGGTGATCGGGCGGGACGATGAGATACGGCGGGTGTTGCAGATTTTATCACGCCGTACGAAGAATAATCCGATACTGATCGGTGAACCGGGTGTAGGTAAAACAGCGATTGCCGAAGGATTGGCACAGCGTATTGTGAATGGGGATGTCCCTTCCAATCTGGCTTCGAAACAGATTTTTTCGCTGGATATGGGTGCATTGATCGCCGGAGCTAAATATAAAGGTGAATTCGAAGAGCGTTTGAAGGCAGTGGTCAACGAAGTGCTGGCTTCCGAAGGCGAGATTATCTTATTTATCGATGAGATTCATACTTTGGTCGGAGCCGGAAAGTCGGAAGGTGCTATGGATGCTGCCAATATTTTGAAACCGGCTTTGGCACGTGGTGATCTGAGAGCTATCGGAGCGACGACCCTGAATGAATATCAGAAGTATTTCGAACAGGACAAAGCGTTGGAGCGTCGTTTCCAGAAGGTGATGATCGACGAACCGGATGTGATGAGTGCTATCAGTATTATGAGGGGGCTGAAAGAGAAATATGAAAATCACCATAAGGTGAGAATTACCGACGATGCGATTATCGCTTCAGTGGAATTGTCCCACCGGTATATTTCCGATCGTTTCCTCCCGGATAAGGCTATCGACCTGGTCGATGAGGCTGCAGCCAAATTGCGGCTAGAGATGAATTCGGTGCCGGAAGAAATCGATGAACTCGACCGGAAGATCCAGCAATTGGAAATCGAGAAGGAAGCCCTGAAACGGGAAGGAACCAGCAAAAAATTGTCGGATATCCAGAAAGAATTGGCCGATTTGAACGATGAACGTACAAAACTCAGGGCACAATGGGAGTCTGAGCGTTCTCTGATTGATGAGATACAGAAAAATAAGGATGCTATCGAACAGTATAAATTCGAAGCAAGTCGTGCAGAGCGGGAGGGTGACTATGGTAAGGTGGCCGAATTGCGTTACGGTAAAATCAAGGAAGCCGAACAACGGATCGAGGTGGTTAAGAAAAAATTAGCCGATATGAAACATGGTGAATCCCTGATCCGTGAAGAGGTGACCTCCGACGATATCGCTGCTGTAGTTTCGAAATGGACAGGTATTCCAGTCAACCGGATGATGCAAAGTGAGCGGACGAAGTTATTACATTTGGAAGAGGAATTGCATAAGCGGGTAGTGGGGCAAGAAGTGGCTATCGCTGCTTTGGCCGATGCTGTCCGGCGAAATAGGGCAGGGTTACAGGATGCCCGTCGGCCGATCGGGTCATTTATCTTCCTGGGAACTACCGGAGTGGGTAAAACCGAGTTAGCGAAGGCATTGGCAGAGTTTTTATTCGACGATGAGACGCAGATGACCCGTATCGATATGTCGGAATACCAGGAGAAACACTCTGTATCCCGATTGATCGGAGCTCCTCCGGGATATATCGGATATGACGAAGGTGGACAGTTGACCGAAGCAGTACGGCGGAAACCTTATTCGGTGGTGCTGTTGGATGAGATCGAGAAAGCACATCCCGATGTGTTCAATATCCTGCTGCAAGTGCTCGACGATGGTCGTTTGACCGATAATAAAGGACGTACTGTAGATTTTAAAAATACCATTGTTATCATGACTTCGAATATCGGCGCTCATATTATTCAGGAAAGATTGAAAGACCTGAATGAGAAGAACCGTGATCAGGTATTGGAGACTACCAATAATGAGGTATATGAATTGCTGAAACAAACCATACGTCCGGAGTTCCTCAACCGTATCGATGAGGTGATTATGTTTACCCCCTTACAGAAGAACGAGATTGTGGATATTGTCCGCTTGCAAGTGAAATCATTGCAGAAGATGTTGGCTAACAACAGTATTACTATCGAGGTTACCGATAAAGCTGTGGAATGGATAGCTCAGGAAGGGTATGACCCTCAATTCGGTGCCCGGCCTGTGAAACGGGTGATCCAGCGGAATTTGCTGAACGACCTGTCTAAACAGATTCTGGCAGAAAAGATTACCAAAGACAACCAGATTGTAATCGATGTGAAAGACGATCATATTGTCTTTACTAATAAATAA
- a CDS encoding DUF4159 domain-containing protein produces MEHLWKVVFLIVLFVFVPRWLWSQETKTKLALLKYKGGGDWYANPTSLPNLIRFCNDKLGTDLAKEPATVEPGSRDIFNYPYVHMTGHGNVVFTEVEAHNLREYLLGGGFLHADDNYGLAQAFRREMKKVFPEDELVEIPWEHPIFNQKYKFSQGLPKIHEHDAKRPQALGIVKEGRLVVLFTLETDLGDGWEDPEVHNDPENRRQEALRMGANIISYVFSN; encoded by the coding sequence ATGGAGCATCTTTGGAAAGTGGTGTTTTTGATCGTTTTGTTTGTGTTTGTGCCTCGCTGGTTGTGGAGCCAGGAAACTAAAACGAAACTGGCTCTGTTGAAATATAAAGGAGGAGGCGATTGGTATGCCAATCCGACTTCTCTGCCTAATCTGATCCGTTTCTGTAACGATAAATTAGGAACGGATCTGGCTAAAGAGCCGGCCACTGTCGAACCGGGAAGCCGGGATATTTTCAATTATCCCTATGTGCATATGACGGGGCATGGAAATGTTGTTTTTACAGAGGTGGAAGCCCATAATCTCCGGGAGTATTTGTTGGGGGGTGGTTTTTTACATGCAGACGATAATTATGGGTTGGCTCAGGCCTTCCGGCGGGAAATGAAAAAAGTGTTTCCTGAGGATGAATTGGTTGAGATTCCCTGGGAACATCCGATTTTTAATCAGAAATATAAATTTTCGCAGGGATTGCCCAAAATTCATGAGCACGATGCGAAACGGCCGCAAGCTTTGGGCATCGTAAAAGAGGGAAGATTGGTGGTTTTATTTACTCTCGAAACCGACCTGGGAGATGGCTGGGAAGACCCTGAAGTGCATAACGATCCTGAAAACAGGCGGCAGGAAGCCTTGCGGATGGGGGCGAATATTATTTCTTATGTGTTTTCCAACTGA
- a CDS encoding 16S rRNA (uracil(1498)-N(3))-methyltransferase — protein MHLFYTPDIEGDIYTLNADESRHCVRVLRLGAGEAVSLVDGKGTWYEGVIERAEVRGCEIRITDRRELYGRRNFHLHLAVAPTKNIDRIEWMLEKCTEMGIDEITLLHAAHSERKVVKEERLEKVIVAAMKQSLKAYLPRLNPMTDFRQLVTSCREPHKFIAHCNEGDKKRLDEVYRPGEDVVILIGPEGDFSEEEVVLARHHGFVPVTLGTSRLRTETAGIVACHSIDFMNRV, from the coding sequence ATGCATTTATTTTATACGCCGGATATCGAAGGGGATATTTATACGTTGAATGCGGATGAATCCAGACATTGTGTACGGGTATTGAGGTTGGGGGCCGGAGAAGCGGTTTCGTTGGTGGATGGGAAAGGAACTTGGTATGAGGGAGTTATCGAACGGGCGGAAGTGCGGGGATGTGAAATCAGGATTACGGATCGGCGGGAACTATACGGCCGGCGCAATTTTCACCTGCATTTGGCTGTGGCTCCGACGAAGAATATAGACCGCATCGAATGGATGCTGGAAAAATGTACCGAGATGGGGATCGATGAGATTACCTTATTGCATGCAGCTCATTCCGAACGGAAGGTTGTGAAAGAAGAACGGCTGGAAAAAGTGATTGTGGCGGCGATGAAACAGTCTTTGAAAGCCTATTTGCCCCGGCTGAATCCGATGACCGATTTCCGGCAGTTGGTTACTTCTTGCCGGGAGCCCCATAAATTTATCGCCCACTGTAATGAAGGGGATAAAAAACGCTTGGATGAAGTGTATCGGCCGGGGGAAGATGTGGTTATACTGATCGGACCTGAAGGAGATTTTTCGGAAGAAGAAGTGGTATTGGCCCGGCACCACGGTTTTGTGCCTGTGACTTTAGGGACGAGCCGGTTGCGGACTGAGACGGCGGGGATTGTGGCTTGCCATAGTATCGATTTTATGAATCGCGTTTAA
- a CDS encoding toll/interleukin-1 receptor domain-containing protein: MMEQQFQYYAFISYKREDEKWAKWLQDRLRWYKLPSKLCRQITRLPKKVWPVFRDNTDLDSGRLEENIRHELERSHYLIVICSPEAARSPWVGKEVKYFATLHGADKIIPFVVSGIPYSNDIETECIHEQIKAISQEELLAINVREEGIGSFAMKKKRAFIRVVARLLDIKFNTLWQPYERILRIRKWSTGIGVVFILIRFIHLVGLLPD, from the coding sequence ATGATGGAACAGCAATTTCAATATTACGCTTTTATCAGCTATAAACGGGAAGATGAGAAATGGGCTAAATGGTTACAGGATCGGTTAAGATGGTATAAGTTACCTTCGAAATTATGTAGACAAATCACCCGGTTGCCTAAAAAAGTATGGCCTGTTTTCAGGGATAATACGGATCTCGACAGTGGGAGACTGGAAGAAAATATAAGACATGAACTCGAGCGTTCACATTATCTTATTGTGATATGTTCACCTGAAGCAGCGCGTTCGCCCTGGGTCGGAAAGGAAGTGAAATATTTCGCTACACTTCACGGAGCAGATAAGATCATCCCTTTTGTCGTTTCAGGGATTCCCTACAGTAATGACATCGAGACAGAATGTATCCATGAACAGATAAAGGCGATAAGCCAGGAAGAATTATTGGCTATAAATGTCAGGGAAGAAGGGATCGGTTCATTTGCGATGAAGAAAAAAAGGGCTTTTATCCGCGTTGTCGCCCGTTTGTTGGATATAAAGTTCAATACCTTATGGCAGCCTTATGAACGTATTCTGAGGATTCGTAAATGGAGTACAGGAATCGGAGTTGTTTTTATTCTTATTCGTTTTATTCATCTTGTGGGACTATTACCGGACTAA
- a CDS encoding elongation factor G, giving the protein MKTYNPNEIKNIALVGSAGSGKTTLAEAMMYEGGVIPRRGSVSAKNTSSDYRPVEQEYGSSVFPAVLYTEWKDQKLNFIDTPGADDFVGGVISALNVADTAVMVVNAVKGVEVGTEIISRHVRNLNKPMIFVINQLDHEKANFEQTLEHAQASFGKKVVLVQYPVNQGLGFNQVVDVLKMEMYQWKPEGGKPDVLPIPESEKEKADELHNALIEAAAENDEGLMELYFEKGSLSEDEMRAGIRKGLIARDMFPVFCVSAEKDMCVRRFMEFLVNVAPSAAAMPGMLTKDGRLVPYEVNGPASAFVFSTTIEQHLGDINYFKVVSGTVKEGDDLINMTTGTKERIAQLYAVAGKNRTKVTELRAGDLGATVKLKGTRNGDTLNEKDCDYVFPGIKYPNSRFRTAVRAVNKGDEEKMAEVLYRMHEEDPSLLVEYSKELKQMILSGQGEFHLNTMKWRIEHNDKIQIEFYAPKIPYRETITKYAQADYRHKKQSGGAGQFGEVHMVIEPYEEGMPEPTTYKIGGVDSKMSIKGKEEYDLPWGGKLVFYNCIVGGVIEARFMPAILKGIMEKMEEGPLTGSYARDIRVCIYDGKMHPVDSNEISFRLAGRHAFSEAFRKANPKILEPIYDVEVLVPDEDMGDVMGDLQTRRAMIMGMDADSGFQKIKAKVPLKEMQRYSTALSSITGGRATFTMNFAGYEKVPSEVQEELLKAYQETDDDE; this is encoded by the coding sequence ATGAAAACCTACAATCCGAATGAAATCAAGAATATCGCTCTTGTAGGCAGTGCTGGTTCCGGTAAGACCACACTTGCTGAAGCGATGATGTATGAGGGCGGGGTCATCCCGCGCAGAGGTAGCGTAAGTGCTAAAAACACTTCCTCTGACTATAGGCCTGTGGAGCAGGAGTATGGTTCTTCTGTTTTTCCGGCAGTATTATATACCGAATGGAAAGATCAGAAACTGAACTTTATCGATACTCCGGGGGCTGATGATTTTGTCGGTGGAGTTATCTCTGCGCTGAATGTAGCCGACACGGCGGTGATGGTTGTCAATGCTGTCAAGGGTGTTGAAGTAGGGACCGAAATTATTAGCCGGCATGTCCGGAATTTAAATAAACCGATGATTTTTGTCATCAACCAGCTGGATCATGAAAAAGCTAATTTCGAACAAACGCTTGAACATGCACAGGCTTCTTTCGGAAAGAAAGTGGTACTGGTACAATATCCGGTCAATCAGGGGCTCGGTTTCAATCAGGTGGTGGATGTCCTGAAAATGGAGATGTATCAGTGGAAACCGGAGGGGGGTAAACCCGATGTATTGCCGATCCCGGAGTCGGAGAAAGAGAAAGCCGACGAATTGCATAATGCCCTGATCGAGGCGGCTGCCGAAAACGATGAAGGGTTGATGGAGCTTTATTTTGAGAAAGGGAGCTTGTCGGAAGACGAAATGCGCGCCGGTATCCGGAAAGGGTTGATCGCCCGTGATATGTTCCCTGTGTTCTGTGTGTCGGCCGAAAAAGATATGTGTGTACGGCGTTTTATGGAATTCCTGGTGAACGTGGCTCCGAGTGCGGCTGCCATGCCGGGAATGCTTACGAAAGACGGTCGTCTGGTGCCTTATGAAGTGAACGGCCCGGCTTCGGCTTTTGTATTCAGTACGACTATCGAGCAGCATCTGGGAGATATCAACTATTTTAAAGTTGTTTCCGGTACGGTGAAAGAAGGGGATGATTTGATCAATATGACTACCGGTACTAAAGAACGTATTGCACAGTTGTATGCTGTAGCCGGTAAAAACCGGACGAAAGTGACGGAACTCCGGGCCGGTGACCTCGGAGCGACCGTGAAACTGAAAGGAACGAGAAACGGGGATACCCTGAATGAGAAAGATTGTGATTATGTATTTCCCGGAATCAAATATCCGAATTCCCGTTTCCGTACAGCTGTCCGGGCAGTGAATAAGGGCGACGAGGAGAAAATGGCCGAAGTGCTTTATCGGATGCACGAAGAGGATCCTTCTTTGTTGGTGGAATACTCCAAAGAATTGAAGCAAATGATCCTTTCGGGCCAGGGAGAATTTCATTTGAATACGATGAAATGGCGGATCGAACACAACGATAAGATTCAAATTGAATTTTATGCTCCGAAGATTCCTTATCGGGAAACCATTACGAAATATGCCCAGGCCGATTACCGGCATAAGAAGCAATCCGGAGGAGCCGGACAATTCGGGGAAGTACATATGGTCATCGAACCCTATGAAGAAGGAATGCCCGAGCCGACGACTTATAAGATCGGTGGTGTGGACAGCAAGATGTCGATCAAAGGAAAAGAAGAATATGATTTGCCGTGGGGAGGTAAACTGGTGTTTTACAACTGTATTGTAGGTGGAGTGATCGAAGCCCGTTTTATGCCGGCTATTCTGAAAGGTATTATGGAAAAAATGGAAGAAGGGCCGTTGACGGGTTCGTATGCCCGGGATATTCGCGTATGTATTTACGATGGTAAGATGCACCCGGTAGATTCCAATGAAATTTCTTTCCGTTTGGCAGGACGTCATGCCTTTAGCGAGGCTTTCCGGAAAGCCAATCCGAAGATTCTGGAACCGATTTATGATGTCGAAGTGCTGGTGCCCGATGAAGATATGGGAGATGTGATGGGTGATTTGCAAACCCGCCGGGCTATGATTATGGGGATGGATGCCGATAGCGGTTTTCAGAAGATCAAAGCCAAAGTGCCGTTGAAGGAAATGCAGCGTTATTCTACTGCTCTGAGTTCCATTACCGGTGGACGGGCCACTTTCACAATGAATTTTGCAGGCTATGAAAAAGTACCGTCTGAAGTACAGGAGGAATTGTTGAAAGCTTATCAGGAAACAGATGACGATGAATAA
- a CDS encoding zinc metallopeptidase encodes MENTTMFGGSLWIWVIFIGFTVISWLISHQLKSRFQKYSKIPTANGMTGRDVVEKMLRDNGVTGVKIGSVEGMLTDHYNPVNKTINLSRDVYYGNSIAAAAVAAHETGHALQHAKGYSMLKLRSTLVPAVEFASHWVQWILLAGILMVNSFPGLLLVGIGLFAIMTLFSFVTLPVEIDASHRALAWLRNSGITDYQTQGYAFDALKWAAYTYVIAALSSLATLLYYIMIYLNRRD; translated from the coding sequence ATGGAAAATACAACAATGTTTGGAGGTAGTCTTTGGATATGGGTTATATTCATCGGCTTCACAGTTATTAGCTGGCTGATCAGTCATCAACTGAAAAGCCGGTTTCAGAAATATTCGAAAATACCCACAGCAAACGGTATGACCGGAAGAGATGTAGTGGAAAAAATGTTGCGGGATAATGGAGTGACAGGCGTTAAAATCGGTTCTGTGGAAGGGATGCTGACCGATCACTACAATCCGGTGAATAAAACCATCAACCTCAGCCGGGATGTCTATTACGGAAACAGTATCGCCGCTGCAGCCGTAGCCGCCCACGAAACGGGCCACGCTCTGCAGCACGCCAAAGGATACAGTATGCTTAAGCTACGGTCAACGTTGGTGCCGGCAGTAGAGTTCGCTTCCCATTGGGTACAATGGATTTTGCTGGCCGGTATCCTGATGGTGAACAGTTTTCCGGGACTATTGCTGGTCGGGATCGGGCTTTTTGCCATTATGACCTTATTCAGTTTCGTTACCTTACCGGTAGAGATCGATGCCAGTCACCGCGCATTAGCCTGGCTGCGCAATTCCGGAATCACGGATTATCAAACCCAGGGATATGCTTTCGATGCTTTGAAATGGGCAGCCTATACTTATGTGATTGCAGCTCTCTCTTCACTGGCCACCTTGCTTTATTACATCATGATCTATTTAAACAGAAGAGATTGA
- a CDS encoding FecR family protein codes for MLEYDNNYIRRLIQLDLVGGLSPEEKGKLEDWINESEEHRLLFCKIKKQLSINEIRNYLQTDVEDAWKKVREKTFGAPPVRPRIRPKWLKYAAVVLPVLLSITLWYTWKEEMKNKQATVACLSPVLTLDNGEKYQLDPEEQTEIYVNEEVKAYQAGGGLIYDTTARQEENKYNRIEVPRGSEYWIVLPDGTRVWLNAATELKYPVAFHAKERRVYLKGEAYFEVAPDKNRPFYVETEEVKIRVLGTVFDVNTHYTRGVRTVLVEGAVALEWGDQKEIRMKPGELADFDRTTTEVTLKEVDVTSYISWKEGYFVFEDEPLEEIMHTLSLWYDKEFLFVGKRSRALHFSGHIKRYERIETILSAITDVTGVEFRMNGQIILIH; via the coding sequence ATGTTGGAATACGACAACAATTACATACGGCGTCTGATACAACTTGATTTGGTTGGCGGACTTTCTCCGGAAGAAAAAGGGAAATTGGAAGATTGGATCAATGAATCGGAAGAACACCGGTTACTTTTTTGTAAAATAAAAAAGCAATTGAGTATAAATGAAATAAGAAATTATTTACAGACCGATGTAGAAGATGCCTGGAAAAAAGTGAGGGAAAAGACGTTCGGAGCTCCTCCTGTCCGTCCGCGTATAAGACCGAAGTGGTTGAAATATGCCGCAGTGGTACTACCCGTTTTATTATCCATAACCTTGTGGTATACCTGGAAAGAGGAAATGAAAAATAAACAGGCAACAGTGGCCTGTTTAAGTCCGGTTTTGACATTAGATAACGGAGAAAAATATCAGTTGGATCCGGAAGAACAAACAGAAATATATGTGAATGAGGAAGTAAAAGCATACCAGGCAGGAGGGGGATTGATTTATGATACGACAGCCCGGCAAGAAGAAAATAAGTATAATCGTATCGAAGTACCCCGGGGGAGCGAGTATTGGATAGTATTGCCAGATGGTACACGGGTGTGGCTGAATGCAGCGACCGAATTAAAATATCCGGTTGCATTCCATGCAAAAGAAAGACGGGTATATCTGAAAGGAGAAGCCTATTTCGAAGTGGCTCCCGATAAAAACCGCCCTTTCTATGTAGAAACAGAAGAGGTTAAAATCCGGGTACTGGGAACGGTGTTCGATGTGAATACCCACTACACCCGTGGGGTAAGGACCGTACTGGTCGAAGGTGCTGTAGCGCTTGAATGGGGTGATCAAAAAGAAATCCGGATGAAACCCGGAGAATTAGCTGACTTTGACCGCACAACGACAGAGGTTACTTTAAAGGAAGTGGATGTCACTTCCTATATTTCCTGGAAAGAGGGATATTTCGTTTTTGAAGACGAACCCCTGGAAGAGATCATGCACACCCTGTCGCTATGGTACGATAAAGAATTCCTTTTTGTAGGAAAACGAAGCCGGGCTCTTCACTTTTCCGGCCATATCAAACGTTATGAGCGGATAGAAACGATTTTGTCGGCCATTACCGACGTGACAGGAGTGGAATTCCGGATGAACGGACAAATAATCTTAATACACTAG